In the genome of Gadus morhua chromosome 12, gadMor3.0, whole genome shotgun sequence, one region contains:
- the LOC115555155 gene encoding uncharacterized protein LOC115555155, with translation MQDLCVGRRSQPIAYYSSKLDAVAQGYPPCYQGLAALQYAYDKASSITMGYPVTIRTHHKITELIEKGKFVLTDARLLDYLTLLTFPEVTLERCFTVNPADRIPHDFEGTPHDCVADSLTFTKLRPDLLSEPMVGAEEDFFVDGSCFRDHLGNHAGFAVVRQNPDHTFAVIRSSQCAQPCSAQLAELKALTAACQEGAGRSVNIYTDSAYAHGVCHLFGAVWKMRGVKKTDGSPILHCNQIVELMSALLLPKQVAIIKCRAHRKVVDNITKGNSTAGEAAKVASDSCRAIQSVLSMPEAAPSEDDIVRMQEKAGVYEQNMWLKRGAIRSSTGLWRTHDGMMLAPTALLGLLITNAHGFDHCARGEVLRRIRKQGFSSPYLQTMIDNQLNECGVCA, from the coding sequence ATGCAGGACTTGTGTGTTGGTAGGCGGAGTCAACCAATAGCATACTACAGCTCAAAGTTGGATGCGGTAGCACAGGGCTACCCACCATGTTACCAAGGATTGGCTGCACTACAATATGCCTATGACAAGGCCTCATCCATCACAATGGGGTATCCGGTGACGATTCGGACACATCACAAAATCACAGAGTTGATTGAGAAAGGAAAGTTTGTGTTAACGGACGCTAGGTTGTTGGATTATTTGACATTATTAACATTTCCAGAAGTAACCCTAGAAAGATGTTTCACGGTGAATCCAGCAGACAGAATTCCACATGATTTTGAAGGGACACCACATGACTGTGTGGCTGATTCTCTCACTTTTACTAAACTAAGGCCCGATCTATTGTCTGAGCCCATGGTTGGGGCAGAAGAGGATTTCTTTGTGGATGGATCATGCTTCAGAGATCATTTGGGTAACCATGCAGGTTTTGCAGTGGTTAGACAGAATCCGGACCACACATTCGCCGTTATTCGTAGTTCTCAGTGCGCACAGCCATGCTCAGCACAGTTGGCTGAGTTGAAGGCTCTTACAGCGGCCTGTCAAGAGGGAGCGGGTAGATCGGTGAACATCTACACAGACTCTGCATATGCGCACGGCGTATGTCATTTGTTCGGGGCAGTGTGGAAAATGAGGGGGGTTAAGAAAACTGATGGATCCCCCATATTGCATTGCAATCAGATTGTGGAATTGATGTCGGCGTTGTTGCTGCCAAAACAAGTGGCAATAATCAAATGTCGAGCGCACAGAAAGGTCGTTGATAATATCACGAAAGGTAATAGCACTGCAGGTGAGGCTGCAAAAGTAGCTTCGGACAGTTGCAGGGCAATCCAGTCAGTATTATCCATGCCTGAGGCCGCGCCTAGTGAGGACGACATTGTCCGCATGCAGGAGAAAGCTGGTGTCTATGAGCAAAACATGTGGCTGAAAAGAGGTGCTATACGCTCCTCCACAGGGTTATGGAGAACTCATGACGGGATGATGTTGGCACCTACGGCGCTGTTGGGGTTACTCATCactaatgcgcatggttttgaccattgcgcaaggggggaggttttgaggagaattagaaaacaaggtttttcttcaccatacttgcaaacaatgattgataaccagctaaatgagtgtggaGTATGTGCATAA